In Sparus aurata chromosome 2, fSpaAur1.1, whole genome shotgun sequence, a single genomic region encodes these proteins:
- the LOC115594830 gene encoding uncharacterized protein LOC115594830 isoform X12: MTEVRRRRRKSPDQDALEHIVQGKDKVFLEGRFINKYKGRGVFTREYIEPKSFVVEYRGVVSQSEGADDKNNKYVFDFMWNGKRYCIDASKEDGTLGRLVNDDHVHPNCKVKRIMVNRMPHLCLFAVREIFPGEEITYNYGDSAWPWRSLEASGGTDDQMTRVRSNLEISKDDTEASGGTDDQMTRVRSNLEISKDDTEASGGTDDQMTRVRSNLEISKDDTEASGGTDDQMTRVRSNLEISKDDTEASGGTDDQMTRVRSNLEISKDDTEASGGTDDQMTRVRSNLEISKDDTCHHIFACAALNDLDNCADCSGSFSRFRWLGYTCKLCSRSWHKSCFLKINSSLDVAPEKHVSDSEISDDSSDDYYVPESCHGSSSDQDGEDVPIPVQPCTDDESTYTPTTSHTQTLSAETAESSSTEISAAREGSSCTQKNYCYVCKKPQSKIARHLKKHEKEEPDIAEAFLLPKNSKERKRLLEKLRNRGNYEHNQEVIRNQGGTLKVKRRQGPSKISVDAKMYVHCTYCKGLFVRKELWRHSRRCPSKTVSETEANVKSKVLALADIAESTCSQAISIGVWKILGKMRQDEIASVVRNDFLTLQLAQSLYNKHGSDPTKFEYMRTKVREMGRLLLTLRQKYSIFSFEDAVKPNNFYKIIGAVKTVAGYDEEKHSYSTPSLALKLGHSLKKIGDIILCRAISAEDEILIKAAERFTKLCTKEWAGQVSHTALATLSKSKFNKPSTIPFTEDVQLLHKYLEEKSAGAVENLKEHQSPQAYAELARVTLAQIILFNRRRAGEVSKMTLESFKKRDQTELHGDLAASLSPVEQKLARHFSRVEIMGKRGRKVAVLLNPEVLSAATLLAEKRDTCDVDKDNPFLFGRPHCSHTSYYRGQDCMRHFAQMCGAKNPENLRSTHLRKHMATLSQILNLKNNELDQLANFLGHDIRVHRDFYRLPEATIEVAKISKLLLAFEKGTLGEFQGKSLDEIEVEDELDLELDVGEQDDGDDGDDGDDEDDGDGGDGQAEGDDTIGDNESDGDDEGGRDDEGGGNSEEGGGDAKDGGSEESDCALGLRENQEMKMPEDPTSSSGKRKRMVSTQNKTKSYKGQKKLRVTESVVTSSKEIKSRRCVKRPWSKTEISAVMKHFKTHITNGDLATKVECEQCKIAEHPALKDRSLQNIRDFVRNRGLTVKKK; this comes from the exons ATGActgaggtgaggaggaggaggagaaagtctCCTGACCAAGATGCGCTGGAACATATTGTTCAAGGAAAGGATAAAGTCTTCCTAGAGGGAAGGTTTATTAACAAGTATAAAG gtAGAGGTGTGTTTACAAGAGAGTACATCGAACCAAAAAGTTTTGTGGTGGAGTACCGTGGAGTTGTCTCTCAGAGTGAAGGGGCagatgacaaaaacaacaaatatgtatttgattTCATGTGGAATGGGAAGCGGTATTG CATAGATGCTTCAAAAGAAGACGGAACACTGGGACGACTAGTTAATGATGATCATGTACATCCTAACTGCAAAGTCAAAAGAATAATGGTCAACAGGATGCCACACTTGTGCCTATTTGCCGTCAGGGAAATCTTTCCAGGAGAGGAGATAACATACAACTATGGTGATTCCGCTTGGCCGTGGCGCTCATTG GAAGCCTCTGGTGGAACTGATGACCAAATGACAAGGGTCCGTTCCAATCTGGAAATATCAAAGGATGACACT GAAGCCTCTGGTGGAACTGATGACCAAATGACAAGGGTCCGTTCCAACCTGGAAATATCAAAGGATGACACT GAAGCCTCTGGTGGAACTGATGACCAAATGACAAGGGTCCGTTCCAATCTGGAAATATCAAAGGATGACACT GAAGCCTCTGGTGGAACTGATGACCAAATGACAAGGGTCCGTTCCAACCTGGAAATATCAAAGGATGACACT GAAGCCTCTGGTGGAACTGATGACCAAATGACAAGGGTCCGTTCCAACCTGGAAATATCAAAGGATGACACT GAAGCCTCTGGTGGAACTGATGACCAAATGACAAGGGTCCGTTCCAATCTGGAAATATCAAAGGATGACACT TGCCACCATATATTTGCTTGTGCAGCTCTTAATGATTTGGACAACTGTGCGGATTGCAGTGGATCTTTCTCCCGTTTCAGATGGCTTGGTTACACATGCAAAT TGTGTTCAAGATCATGGCACAAATCCTGCTTTCTCAAGATTAATTCATCACTG GATGTTGCACCGGAGAAACATGTTTCTGACTCTGAAATTAGTGATGACTCGTCTGATGATTATTACGTACCTGAAAGCTGTCATGGGTCCAGCTCAGATCAAGATGGTGAAGATGTTCCTATACCTGTTCAACCCTGTACTGATGATGAATCCACCTACACCCCCACCACAAGCCATACCCAGACGCtttcagcagaaacagcagaGTCTTCATCTACTGAAATCTCAGCAGCCCGAGAGGGTTCTTCTTGCACCCAGAAAAATTATTGCTATGTTTGCAAAAAACCGCAATCTAAAATAGCTCGTCACCTTAAAAAACACGAAAAAGAAGAGCCTGACATCGCAGAAGCTTTCTTGCTCCCCAAGAAttctaaagagagaaaaaggttGCTTGAGAAGTTGCGTAACAGAGGTAATTATGAACATAATCAAGAGGTTATCAGAAATCAAGGTGGAACACTTAAAGTAAAAAGAAGACAGGGACCATCAAAAATCTCTGTGGATGCCAAAATGTATGTgcactgtacatactgtaaagGTCTGTTTGTCCGTAAAGAGCTGTGGCGCCACTCACGAAGATGCCCGTCAAAAACAGTCTCAGAAACTGAAGCCAATGTTAAGAGCAAAGTCTTGGCTTTGGCCGATATTGCAGAGTCAACCTGCTCCCAAGCAATTTCCATTGGAGTGTGGAAGATCCTTGGAAAGATGAGGCAAGATGAGATAGCATCTGTAGTACGGAATGACTTTCTCACACTGCAGCTGGCCCAGTCTCTCTACAACAAGCATGGGAGTGATCCAACAAAATTTGAGTACATGAGAACAAAGGTTCGAGAAATGGGCAGACTTTTATTGACCCTAAGACAGAAATATTCTATATTTAGCTTTGAAGATGCTGTAAAACCAAACAATTTTTACAAAATCATTGGAGCTGTTAAAACAGTTGCTGGATATGATGAAGAGAAGCACTCGTATTCCACACCAAGTCTTGCCCTGAAATTAGGACACTCGCTCAAGAAGATCGGTGATATTATTCTCTGCAGGGCCATCTCAGCAGAGGATGAAATTTTGATCAAAGCAGCGGAACGATTCACGAAACTCTGCACAAAAGAATGGGCAGGACAAGTCTCACACACTGCACTGGCTACTTTGAGCAAGTCAAAGTTCAATAAACCATCCACCATACCCTTCACAGAGGATGTTCAACTTTTGCACAAGTACCTGGAGGAGAAATCGGCTGGCGCCGTTGAAAACCTGAAAGAGCATCAGTCTCCTCAGGCGTATGCAGAACTTGCTAGGGTGACACTTGCTCAAATAATCCTCTTTAATAGACGCCGTGCAGGAGAAGTCTCAAAAATGACACTTGAGTCCTTCAAGAAAAGAGACCAAACTGAGCTTCATGGTGACCTAGCTGCTAGTCTGTCACCGGTTGAACAAAAGCTAGCCAGACACTTCAGCAGGGTGGAAATTATGGGCAAAAGAGGGAGGAAAGTTGCTGTTTTATTAAACCCTGAGGTCCTTAGTGCAGCAACGCTTCttgcagagaagagagacacatGTGATGTGGACAAGGATAATCCCTTCCTATTTGGACGGCCACATTGCTCCCACACAAGCTACTACAGAGGACAGGACTGCATGAGACACTTTGCACAGATGTGTGGTGCAAAGAATCCAGAAAATCTGAGGTCTACACATCTCCGCAAGCACATGGCAACCTTGTCCCAAATCCTCAACCTGAAGAATAATGAGCTTGACCAACTTGCCAACTTTTTGGGCCACGATATACGAGTCCACAGAGACTTTTATCGTCTGCCAGAGGCAACTATTGAAGTGGCAAAAATCTCTAAGCTTCTACTTGCATTCGAGAAAGGAACTCTTGGAGAATTCCAGGGAAAGTCTCTCGACGAGATTGAGGTTGAAG ATGAATTGGACCTAGAACTGGATGTAGGTGAGCAGGATGACGGAGATGATGGAGATGATGGAGATGACGAAGACGATGGAGACGGTGGAGACGGTCAAGCTGAGGGAGATGACACCATCGGGGACAATGAAAGTGATGGAGACGACGAAGGTGGTAGAGACGACGAAGGTGGTGGAAACAGCGAAGAAGGTGGTGGAGATGCTAAAGATGGAGGCAGTGAGGAGTCAGATTGTGCCCTTGGATTAAGGG AAAATCAAGAAATGAAGATGCCTGAAGATCCCACCAGTTCCTCTG ggaaaagaaaaagaatggtATCGACCCAGAATAAGACCAAAAGTTACAAAG GACAGAAAAAACTGCGTGTGACTGAGAGTGTTGTCACCAGCTCCAAAG aGATAAAATCCAGAAGATGTGTGAAAAGGCCGTGGAGCAAGACTGAAATTAGTGCTGTGATGAAACACTTCAAAACGCATATTACAAATGGAGACCTAGCAACTAAAGTGGAGTGTGAACAATGTAAGATCGCTGAGCACCCAGCGTTGAAAGATAGAAGTCTTCAAAATATCCGTGATTTTGTCAGGAACAGGGGccttacagtaaaaaaaaaatag
- the LOC115594830 gene encoding uncharacterized protein LOC115594830 isoform X10, with the protein MTEVRRRRRKSPDQDALEHIVQGKDKVFLEGRFINKYKGRGVFTREYIEPKSFVVEYRGVVSQSEGADDKNNKYVFDFMWNGKRYCIDASKEDGTLGRLVNDDHVHPNCKVKRIMVNRMPHLCLFAVREIFPGEEITYNYGDSAWPWRSLEASGGTDDQMTRVRSNLEISKDDTEASGGTDDQMTRVRSNLEISKDDTEASGGTDDQMTRVRSNLEISKDDTEASGGTDDQMTRVRSNLEISKDDTEASGGTDDQMTRVRSNLEISKDDTEASGGTDDQMTRVRSNLEISKDDTEASGGTDDQMTRVRSNLEISKDDTEASGGTDDQMTRVRSNLEISKDDTEASGGTDDQMTRVRSNLEISKDDTEASGGTDDQMTRVRSNLEISKDDTEASGGTDDQMTRVRSNLEISKDDTEASGGTDDQMTRVRSNLEISKDDTEASGGTDDQMTRVRSNLEISKDDTEASGGTDDQMTRVRSNLEISKDDTCHHIFACAALNDLDNCADCSGSFSRFRWLGYTCKLCSRSWHKSCFLKINSSLDVAPEKHVSDSEISDDSSDDYYVPESCHGSSSDQDGEDVPIPVQPCTDDESTYTPTTSHTQTLSAETAESSSTEISAAREGSSCTQKNYCYVCKKPQSKIARHLKKHEKEEPDIAEAFLLPKNSKERKRLLEKLRNRGNYEHNQEVIRNQGGTLKVKRRQGPSKISVDAKMYVHCTYCKGLFVRKELWRHSRRCPSKTVSETEANVKSKVLALADIAESTCSQAISIGVWKILGKMRQDEIASVVRNDFLTLQLAQSLYNKHGSDPTKFEYMRTKVREMGRLLLTLRQKYSIFSFEDAVKPNNFYKIIGAVKTVAGYDEEKHSYSTPSLALKLGHSLKKIGDIILCRAISAEDEILIKAAERFTKLCTKEWAGQVSHTALATLSKSKFNKPSTIPFTEDVQLLHKYLEEKSAGAVENLKEHQSPQAYAELARVTLAQIILFNRRRAGEVSKMTLESFKKRDQTELHGDLAASLSPVEQKLARHFSRVEIMGKRGRKVAVLLNPEVLSAATLLAEKRDTCDVDKDNPFLFGRPHCSHTSYYRGQDCMRHFAQMCGAKNPENLRSTHLRKHMATLSQILNLKNNELDQLANFLGHDIRVHRDFYRLPEATIEVAKISKLLLAFEKGTLGEFQGKSLDEIEVEDELDLELDVGEQDDGDDGDDGDDEDDGDGGDGQAEGDDTIGDNESDGDDEGGRDDEGGGNSEEGGGDAKDGGSEESDCALGLRENQEMKMPEDPTSSSGKRKRMVSTQNKTKRTEKTACD; encoded by the exons ATGActgaggtgaggaggaggaggagaaagtctCCTGACCAAGATGCGCTGGAACATATTGTTCAAGGAAAGGATAAAGTCTTCCTAGAGGGAAGGTTTATTAACAAGTATAAAG gtAGAGGTGTGTTTACAAGAGAGTACATCGAACCAAAAAGTTTTGTGGTGGAGTACCGTGGAGTTGTCTCTCAGAGTGAAGGGGCagatgacaaaaacaacaaatatgtatttgattTCATGTGGAATGGGAAGCGGTATTG CATAGATGCTTCAAAAGAAGACGGAACACTGGGACGACTAGTTAATGATGATCATGTACATCCTAACTGCAAAGTCAAAAGAATAATGGTCAACAGGATGCCACACTTGTGCCTATTTGCCGTCAGGGAAATCTTTCCAGGAGAGGAGATAACATACAACTATGGTGATTCCGCTTGGCCGTGGCGCTCATTG GAAGCCTCTGGTGGAACTGATGACCAAATGACAAGGGTCCGTTCCAACCTGGAAATATCAAAGGATGACACT GAAGCCTCTGGTGGAACTGATGACCAAATGACAAGGGTCCGTTCCAACCTGGAAATATCAAAGGATGACACT GAAGCCTCTGGTGGAACTGATGACCAAATGACAAGGGTCCGTTCCAACCTGGAAATATCAAAGGATGACACT GAAGCCTCTGGTGGAACTGATGACCAAATGACAAGGGTCCGTTCCAACCTGGAAATATCAAAGGATGACACT GAAGCCTCTGGTGGAACTGATGACCAAATGACAAGGGTCCGTTCCAACCTGGAAATATCAAAGGATGACACT GAAGCCTCTGGTGGAACTGATGACCAAATGACAAGGGTCCGTTCCAACCTGGAAATATCAAAGGATGACACT GAAGCCTCTGGTGGAACTGATGACCAAATGACAAGGGTCCGTTCCAACCTGGAAATATCAAAGGATGACACT GAAGCCTCTGGTGGAACTGATGACCAAATGACAAGGGTCCGTTCCAACCTGGAAATATCAAAGGATGACACT GAAGCCTCTGGTGGAACTGATGACCAAATGACAAGGGTCCGTTCCAATCTGGAAATATCAAAGGATGACACT GAAGCCTCTGGTGGAACTGATGACCAAATGACAAGGGTCCGTTCCAACCTGGAAATATCAAAGGATGACACT GAAGCCTCTGGTGGAACTGATGACCAAATGACAAGGGTCCGTTCCAATCTGGAAATATCAAAGGATGACACT GAAGCCTCTGGTGGAACTGATGACCAAATGACAAGGGTCCGTTCCAACCTGGAAATATCAAAGGATGACACT GAAGCCTCTGGTGGAACTGATGACCAAATGACAAGGGTCCGTTCCAACCTGGAAATATCAAAGGATGACACT GAAGCCTCTGGTGGAACTGATGACCAAATGACAAGGGTCCGTTCCAATCTGGAAATATCAAAGGATGACACT TGCCACCATATATTTGCTTGTGCAGCTCTTAATGATTTGGACAACTGTGCGGATTGCAGTGGATCTTTCTCCCGTTTCAGATGGCTTGGTTACACATGCAAAT TGTGTTCAAGATCATGGCACAAATCCTGCTTTCTCAAGATTAATTCATCACTG GATGTTGCACCGGAGAAACATGTTTCTGACTCTGAAATTAGTGATGACTCGTCTGATGATTATTACGTACCTGAAAGCTGTCATGGGTCCAGCTCAGATCAAGATGGTGAAGATGTTCCTATACCTGTTCAACCCTGTACTGATGATGAATCCACCTACACCCCCACCACAAGCCATACCCAGACGCtttcagcagaaacagcagaGTCTTCATCTACTGAAATCTCAGCAGCCCGAGAGGGTTCTTCTTGCACCCAGAAAAATTATTGCTATGTTTGCAAAAAACCGCAATCTAAAATAGCTCGTCACCTTAAAAAACACGAAAAAGAAGAGCCTGACATCGCAGAAGCTTTCTTGCTCCCCAAGAAttctaaagagagaaaaaggttGCTTGAGAAGTTGCGTAACAGAGGTAATTATGAACATAATCAAGAGGTTATCAGAAATCAAGGTGGAACACTTAAAGTAAAAAGAAGACAGGGACCATCAAAAATCTCTGTGGATGCCAAAATGTATGTgcactgtacatactgtaaagGTCTGTTTGTCCGTAAAGAGCTGTGGCGCCACTCACGAAGATGCCCGTCAAAAACAGTCTCAGAAACTGAAGCCAATGTTAAGAGCAAAGTCTTGGCTTTGGCCGATATTGCAGAGTCAACCTGCTCCCAAGCAATTTCCATTGGAGTGTGGAAGATCCTTGGAAAGATGAGGCAAGATGAGATAGCATCTGTAGTACGGAATGACTTTCTCACACTGCAGCTGGCCCAGTCTCTCTACAACAAGCATGGGAGTGATCCAACAAAATTTGAGTACATGAGAACAAAGGTTCGAGAAATGGGCAGACTTTTATTGACCCTAAGACAGAAATATTCTATATTTAGCTTTGAAGATGCTGTAAAACCAAACAATTTTTACAAAATCATTGGAGCTGTTAAAACAGTTGCTGGATATGATGAAGAGAAGCACTCGTATTCCACACCAAGTCTTGCCCTGAAATTAGGACACTCGCTCAAGAAGATCGGTGATATTATTCTCTGCAGGGCCATCTCAGCAGAGGATGAAATTTTGATCAAAGCAGCGGAACGATTCACGAAACTCTGCACAAAAGAATGGGCAGGACAAGTCTCACACACTGCACTGGCTACTTTGAGCAAGTCAAAGTTCAATAAACCATCCACCATACCCTTCACAGAGGATGTTCAACTTTTGCACAAGTACCTGGAGGAGAAATCGGCTGGCGCCGTTGAAAACCTGAAAGAGCATCAGTCTCCTCAGGCGTATGCAGAACTTGCTAGGGTGACACTTGCTCAAATAATCCTCTTTAATAGACGCCGTGCAGGAGAAGTCTCAAAAATGACACTTGAGTCCTTCAAGAAAAGAGACCAAACTGAGCTTCATGGTGACCTAGCTGCTAGTCTGTCACCGGTTGAACAAAAGCTAGCCAGACACTTCAGCAGGGTGGAAATTATGGGCAAAAGAGGGAGGAAAGTTGCTGTTTTATTAAACCCTGAGGTCCTTAGTGCAGCAACGCTTCttgcagagaagagagacacatGTGATGTGGACAAGGATAATCCCTTCCTATTTGGACGGCCACATTGCTCCCACACAAGCTACTACAGAGGACAGGACTGCATGAGACACTTTGCACAGATGTGTGGTGCAAAGAATCCAGAAAATCTGAGGTCTACACATCTCCGCAAGCACATGGCAACCTTGTCCCAAATCCTCAACCTGAAGAATAATGAGCTTGACCAACTTGCCAACTTTTTGGGCCACGATATACGAGTCCACAGAGACTTTTATCGTCTGCCAGAGGCAACTATTGAAGTGGCAAAAATCTCTAAGCTTCTACTTGCATTCGAGAAAGGAACTCTTGGAGAATTCCAGGGAAAGTCTCTCGACGAGATTGAGGTTGAAG ATGAATTGGACCTAGAACTGGATGTAGGTGAGCAGGATGACGGAGATGATGGAGATGATGGAGATGACGAAGACGATGGAGACGGTGGAGACGGTCAAGCTGAGGGAGATGACACCATCGGGGACAATGAAAGTGATGGAGACGACGAAGGTGGTAGAGACGACGAAGGTGGTGGAAACAGCGAAGAAGGTGGTGGAGATGCTAAAGATGGAGGCAGTGAGGAGTCAGATTGTGCCCTTGGATTAAGGG AAAATCAAGAAATGAAGATGCCTGAAGATCCCACCAGTTCCTCTG ggaaaagaaaaagaatggtATCGACCCAGAATAAGACCAAAAG GACAGAAAAAACTGCGTGTGACTGA